From Permianibacter aggregans, a single genomic window includes:
- a CDS encoding pyridoxal phosphate-dependent decarboxylase family protein, which translates to MTATTPLHTDQEQLADLLEATKRYAEQFLSTLNERAVGAQIREPIHQPDFPLRGIGGMATMQWFKAHYDALLSASAGPRYLGFVTGGTTPAALMADWLVSTFDQNAQWSGETIAPFLEQQALNWLRDMLGLPDTFTGICVTGATMANFTGLAIGRQWLGEQHGIDIAEQGLQAMRPIRVLSGSAHSSILKALAMLGIGHQQLEKLPCVGDSESVDISALRERLQQLDGEPVMVVGNAGVVNNGDFDDLKAIASLKNQWPFWLHIDGAFGLLAGLSPRYQHLIAGTEAADSITVDGHKWLNVPYDAGYLYTRHLASQLKVFQNVSPYLGAPVANPLNTLHLGPENSRRWRALPLWFSLMAYGKQGLQHIIENDIEMAQQFAAMIDELEPYRMVVRPKLNIACFSLRESAEMNALKALQQRLYQQGELFVTPSSFRGTPVLRAAFSNWRTDHVDLARIKSALLAAQLTKPEQR; encoded by the coding sequence ATGACCGCGACAACACCGCTACACACCGATCAAGAACAACTTGCGGATTTGCTGGAGGCAACAAAACGCTACGCCGAGCAATTTCTTTCGACACTGAACGAGCGAGCGGTTGGCGCTCAGATTCGTGAGCCAATTCATCAACCCGATTTTCCGCTGCGGGGCATTGGTGGCATGGCGACGATGCAATGGTTCAAAGCACATTACGATGCGCTGCTCTCGGCCAGTGCCGGTCCTCGCTATCTTGGCTTTGTCACCGGTGGCACGACGCCTGCGGCATTGATGGCAGATTGGCTGGTCAGCACCTTTGATCAGAATGCCCAATGGAGCGGTGAAACCATTGCCCCGTTTTTGGAGCAACAAGCACTCAACTGGTTGCGCGACATGCTTGGGCTACCTGACACCTTTACCGGAATTTGCGTTACCGGTGCCACCATGGCGAATTTCACCGGACTGGCGATTGGTCGTCAGTGGTTGGGCGAGCAACATGGCATTGATATCGCCGAGCAGGGTTTGCAGGCAATGAGGCCGATACGCGTACTGTCTGGTTCGGCGCATTCCAGCATATTGAAAGCGCTTGCCATGCTCGGCATTGGTCATCAGCAACTTGAGAAACTGCCCTGCGTTGGTGACAGCGAATCCGTGGATATCAGCGCGTTGCGCGAACGATTGCAGCAGCTTGATGGCGAACCAGTCATGGTTGTCGGCAATGCTGGCGTCGTCAATAACGGTGATTTTGATGATCTGAAGGCCATCGCCTCGCTGAAAAACCAATGGCCGTTCTGGCTTCATATCGATGGTGCATTTGGCTTGCTGGCCGGGTTATCACCTCGATATCAGCATTTGATTGCAGGCACCGAAGCTGCCGATTCGATTACCGTTGATGGCCACAAGTGGCTGAACGTTCCCTACGATGCCGGCTACCTGTACACGCGTCATCTCGCAAGTCAGCTGAAAGTGTTCCAGAACGTTTCGCCTTATTTGGGTGCGCCCGTCGCCAATCCCCTGAACACGCTGCATCTTGGCCCGGAAAATTCCCGCCGTTGGCGTGCGCTGCCACTGTGGTTCAGCTTAATGGCTTATGGCAAGCAAGGCCTGCAGCACATCATCGAGAACGATATTGAAATGGCCCAGCAATTCGCCGCGATGATCGACGAATTGGAGCCTTACCGGATGGTGGTTCGTCCAAAGCTGAACATCGCCTGTTTTTCCCTGCGTGAAAGCGCTGAAATGAATGCACTGAAAGCACTGCAACAGCGCCTGTATCAACAAGGGGAACTATTCGTTACGCCCTCATCCTTTCGAGGTACGCCGGTACTGAGGGCTGCATTCAGCAATTGGCGCACGGACCATGTTGATTTAGCAAGAATAAAAAGCGCGCTTCTGGCAGCTCAATTAACGAAACCCGAGCAAAGGTAG
- a CDS encoding S9 family peptidase produces MKIKPWWRQACLAVMAVVLTGISNAEEAMTYQTPPKAMADLVDAPRQPAAIVAHDSRHIAFARFPGILSLADVAKLELKLAGIRINPAKFAPSRDWPIEQLEIKALDSDKQFVVSLPSTRLFSPSWSPDSRHLAVIVEESDGLYPWVVDVESQKARRLSKTRMNASLGIRYQWSHDGKGLLLPQVVLSEKERPKEGGLPAGPVVQESTGEKAPVRTYQDLLKNPQDEALFSYYATSQLVFVPLKGKERKLGAPGIQEQFAQSPDGEYVLVERIQRPFSYLVPYDDFPTSVEVWDKHGKLLKQLALIPAKENLPQGFDSVVTGPRAYSWRADEPAMLVYAVAQDGGDMKKEVEVHDRLFTLSAPFTTEPQTLMDLGMRYAGITWGNDKLALVTEWRFSDRKLRTSKFAPTAPSEARVVFDERSYNDAYRDPGNPVMTLSSFNTRIIKVGDNQSILLTGLGASPQGNIPFLDRHSFASGEKVRLWHSEAPFYERVAAVLDDEGKRLLTLRESPQIQPNFFLRDLSANSLKAISDFPHPTPAFANIEKELIKYKRKDGVELSGTLYLPPGYKREDGPLPVLMWAYPLEFKDAAVAGQVKDSPYEFNRVSYWGPLAHLAHGFAVFDDPKMPIIGQGKAQPNDNFREQLVNGAQAAVDVLVERGIADPKRIAIGGHSYGAFMTANLLAHSELFAAGIARSGAYNRTLTPFGFQGEERNFWEASDTYGAMSPFFHAEKINEPMLMIHGEEDNNSGTFPIQSQRMFAAIKGLGGRSRLVMLPHEQHGYRARESILHMLWEQYTWLETYVKKAE; encoded by the coding sequence ATGAAGATAAAACCTTGGTGGCGACAAGCCTGCCTCGCTGTGATGGCGGTGGTATTAACCGGTATCAGCAACGCGGAGGAAGCGATGACTTATCAGACGCCGCCGAAAGCGATGGCCGATTTGGTCGATGCGCCGCGACAGCCGGCTGCGATTGTCGCGCATGACAGCCGTCATATCGCGTTCGCGCGTTTTCCCGGCATCTTGAGTCTTGCTGATGTCGCCAAACTGGAATTGAAATTGGCCGGTATTCGCATCAATCCGGCCAAGTTTGCGCCGAGTCGCGACTGGCCCATCGAGCAACTGGAAATCAAGGCGCTCGACAGTGATAAACAATTTGTGGTCAGCCTGCCGTCGACGCGCTTGTTTTCACCAAGCTGGTCGCCGGACTCCCGTCATCTGGCGGTGATTGTCGAAGAATCAGATGGTTTGTATCCATGGGTTGTCGATGTCGAATCGCAAAAGGCGCGTCGCTTGAGTAAAACGCGTATGAACGCCTCGCTCGGTATTCGCTATCAGTGGAGTCACGACGGCAAGGGTTTGCTGTTGCCACAAGTGGTGCTCAGCGAAAAAGAGCGGCCGAAGGAGGGAGGGTTGCCGGCCGGTCCAGTGGTGCAGGAAAGCACGGGTGAAAAAGCGCCGGTGCGCACTTATCAAGACTTGTTGAAAAACCCACAGGACGAAGCGCTGTTCAGTTACTACGCGACTTCGCAACTGGTGTTTGTGCCGCTGAAAGGAAAAGAGCGCAAACTCGGCGCACCTGGCATCCAGGAGCAATTCGCGCAATCGCCGGATGGTGAATACGTTTTGGTCGAACGCATACAGCGTCCGTTTTCCTATCTGGTGCCGTACGACGATTTTCCGACTTCAGTCGAAGTCTGGGACAAGCACGGCAAGCTGCTGAAGCAATTGGCGTTGATCCCAGCGAAAGAAAATCTGCCGCAAGGTTTCGATTCGGTGGTCACCGGTCCGCGCGCTTATAGCTGGCGCGCCGATGAGCCGGCAATGCTGGTTTATGCCGTCGCTCAGGATGGCGGTGATATGAAAAAAGAGGTCGAGGTACATGATCGACTGTTTACGCTGAGCGCTCCGTTTACGACCGAACCGCAAACCTTGATGGATCTCGGGATGCGCTATGCCGGCATTACCTGGGGCAACGATAAGTTGGCGTTGGTGACTGAGTGGCGTTTCAGTGATCGCAAACTGCGCACCTCGAAATTTGCACCGACTGCGCCAAGCGAAGCTCGCGTGGTGTTCGACGAGCGTTCCTACAACGACGCCTATCGCGATCCGGGCAACCCGGTGATGACGCTGAGTTCATTCAACACTCGCATCATCAAAGTTGGCGATAACCAAAGCATTTTATTGACCGGCCTCGGTGCTTCGCCACAAGGCAATATTCCGTTTCTCGATCGCCACTCGTTTGCCAGCGGCGAGAAAGTGCGTCTGTGGCATTCAGAAGCGCCGTTTTATGAGCGCGTCGCGGCGGTGCTCGATGACGAAGGCAAGCGCCTGTTGACGCTGCGTGAATCGCCGCAAATTCAACCGAATTTTTTCCTGCGTGATTTGTCGGCCAACAGCTTGAAGGCAATAAGTGATTTCCCGCATCCGACGCCGGCATTTGCCAACATCGAAAAAGAACTGATCAAATATAAGCGCAAGGACGGTGTCGAGCTCAGCGGCACGCTGTATCTGCCACCCGGCTATAAGCGCGAAGATGGTCCGTTGCCTGTGCTGATGTGGGCTTACCCATTGGAATTCAAAGACGCTGCTGTTGCTGGTCAGGTGAAAGATTCGCCGTACGAATTCAATCGGGTCAGCTACTGGGGACCGCTGGCACATTTGGCTCATGGTTTTGCCGTGTTCGATGATCCGAAGATGCCGATCATCGGTCAGGGTAAAGCGCAACCGAATGACAATTTCCGCGAGCAACTGGTCAATGGCGCGCAAGCCGCCGTCGATGTATTGGTTGAGCGCGGTATTGCCGACCCGAAACGCATTGCCATCGGTGGCCATTCCTACGGTGCGTTCATGACCGCCAACCTGCTCGCGCATTCCGAGTTGTTCGCTGCAGGCATTGCCCGCTCTGGCGCCTACAACCGCACACTGACACCATTCGGCTTTCAAGGTGAGGAGCGCAACTTCTGGGAAGCATCGGATACCTATGGTGCCATGTCGCCGTTTTTCCACGCCGAAAAAATCAACGAACCGATGCTGATGATCCACGGCGAGGAAGACAATAACTCTGGCACTTTCCCGATCCAGTCGCAGCGGATGTTCGCCGCGATTAAAGGATTGGGCGGACGTTCGCGCTTGGTCATGTTGCCGCATGAGCAGCACGGCTACCGCGCCCGCGAATCAATTTTGCACATGCTTTGGGAGCAGTACACCTGGCTGGAAACCTATGTGAAGAAAGCCGAATAG
- a CDS encoding GNAT family N-acetyltransferase has translation MTISVRDLRMNEAAALGELLVDVYASLPGFPSPAEQPAYYEMLTHIGRFSERPATRVLVALDEQEALLGGVVYFADMAQYGSGGSATSVKNASGLRLLGVSPEARGRGVGKALTQTCIRLARTQQHREVVLHTTQAMQIAWAMYEKLGFVRSKDLDFLQGELPVFGFRLVL, from the coding sequence ATGACCATTTCGGTACGCGATTTGCGGATGAACGAAGCCGCCGCACTGGGCGAATTGCTGGTGGATGTCTACGCCAGCCTACCCGGTTTTCCGAGTCCAGCAGAACAGCCGGCCTACTACGAGATGCTGACTCATATCGGCCGCTTCAGCGAGCGCCCGGCGACGCGTGTGTTGGTGGCATTGGATGAACAAGAGGCGTTGCTAGGTGGTGTCGTTTACTTTGCCGATATGGCGCAATATGGTTCTGGTGGCAGCGCGACATCCGTGAAAAATGCGTCCGGCCTTCGTCTGCTTGGGGTCAGTCCGGAAGCGCGTGGTCGCGGCGTCGGTAAGGCGCTGACCCAAACCTGTATCAGGCTCGCCCGCACGCAGCAGCATCGCGAAGTCGTGTTGCACACCACGCAGGCGATGCAAATTGCCTGGGCGATGTACGAGAAACTCGGTTTTGTACGCTCTAAAGATCTGGACTTTCTGCAAGGCGAACTGCCCGTTTTTGGCTTTCGTTTGGTGTTGTAG
- a CDS encoding GlxA family transcriptional regulator, protein MNIVVLALDKVFDTGLAAILDVFTTANELNALHELQLPPLTVELVGVSQQVRTAQGMQRAVKTFDEAGAMDWVVVPAIGHKLPDTLLPALAQSDVQMAATPLQNWAGQGAKIAAACIGTFVLAESGLLDHQQATTTWWLAPLFRQRYPNVQLLAEQMVVASGNVVTAGAALSHVDLALWLLRQRSPAQAALVAKYLIVDSRPSQAAYMISDHLARSHPLVEQFDRWARAHLAEPFNLDLAAAALATSKRTLARRMDEVLGISPVKYVQQLRLERAVHLLKTTTLGIEPIAEQVGYRDGVTLRNLLRRNLGTGIRQLRSSEFRKR, encoded by the coding sequence ATGAACATTGTGGTGCTGGCACTCGATAAGGTGTTTGATACGGGCTTGGCGGCGATATTGGATGTGTTCACCACCGCCAATGAACTGAATGCCCTGCATGAATTGCAACTGCCGCCATTGACGGTGGAGCTTGTCGGTGTGAGCCAGCAAGTGCGAACCGCGCAGGGTATGCAACGGGCGGTGAAAACCTTCGATGAAGCTGGCGCGATGGATTGGGTGGTGGTGCCGGCCATCGGTCACAAGCTGCCGGACACTTTGCTGCCGGCGCTGGCGCAATCCGATGTGCAAATGGCGGCAACGCCGTTACAGAACTGGGCTGGGCAGGGCGCAAAGATTGCCGCGGCCTGTATCGGCACTTTTGTGCTGGCCGAAAGTGGTTTACTGGATCATCAACAGGCAACAACGACCTGGTGGCTGGCGCCGCTGTTTCGCCAGCGCTACCCGAACGTGCAGCTGCTTGCTGAGCAAATGGTGGTGGCTAGCGGCAACGTGGTCACGGCTGGCGCAGCGCTGAGCCATGTCGATTTGGCCTTGTGGTTATTGCGTCAGCGTAGCCCGGCGCAGGCGGCGCTCGTTGCCAAGTATTTGATTGTCGATTCCCGGCCCTCGCAAGCGGCTTACATGATTAGCGATCATCTGGCGCGCAGTCATCCTCTGGTTGAGCAATTCGATCGTTGGGCACGTGCCCATCTTGCTGAACCATTCAACCTGGATCTGGCCGCTGCTGCGCTTGCCACCAGCAAGCGCACATTGGCACGCCGGATGGATGAAGTGCTCGGCATTTCACCGGTGAAATATGTTCAGCAATTGCGACTGGAGCGCGCCGTGCATTTACTGAAAACCACAACGCTCGGCATTGAGCCGATCGCGGAGCAGGTGGGTTATCGTGATGGCGTTACGCTGCGCAATCTGCTTCGTCGAAATCTGGGCACCGGCATCCGGCAGTTGCGTTCATCCGAGTTCAGAAAGCGTTGA
- a CDS encoding LysR family transcriptional regulator has product MGSAMQDLNDLFFFAQVVEHGGFAPAGRALGLPKSRLSRRIALLEERLGTRLLQRSTRRFTVTEVGQTFYQHCKAMLVEAEAAEEAVQSIQAEPRGTVKLSCPIALLHAHVGRMLAEFLQRYPRVNLQLEATNRRVDVIAEGFDFAIRVRPPPLEDSDLVLKVLSERGQCLVASPRLIGERGQAQSPADLHDWPSLALGQPQQQYSWQLFGPNGASVQLHHQPRLVTTDMVALRNAAIAGVGIVQLPRLMVSEQIERGELRPLLSDWQPRREIIHLVYPSRRCLLPSVRTLVDFLAEQYAAFEED; this is encoded by the coding sequence ATGGGCAGTGCAATGCAGGACTTGAACGACTTGTTTTTCTTCGCCCAGGTGGTCGAACACGGCGGCTTTGCGCCGGCCGGACGGGCTCTTGGCCTCCCCAAATCGCGCCTGAGCCGGCGCATTGCGCTGCTGGAAGAGCGGCTGGGCACTCGCCTGCTGCAACGCTCGACCCGACGCTTCACCGTCACCGAGGTCGGCCAGACGTTCTACCAACACTGCAAGGCGATGCTGGTCGAAGCCGAAGCGGCTGAAGAGGCGGTGCAATCGATTCAGGCCGAGCCGCGCGGTACGGTCAAACTCAGTTGCCCGATTGCGCTACTGCATGCCCATGTCGGTCGCATGCTCGCTGAATTTCTGCAGCGCTATCCACGCGTCAATCTGCAACTGGAGGCGACCAACCGGCGCGTCGATGTCATCGCCGAAGGTTTTGATTTTGCAATACGGGTGCGGCCGCCGCCGCTCGAAGACAGTGATCTGGTGTTGAAAGTGTTATCGGAACGCGGCCAGTGCCTGGTCGCCAGTCCGCGCCTGATCGGCGAGCGTGGCCAAGCCCAATCGCCAGCTGATTTACATGACTGGCCGAGCCTCGCGCTCGGTCAGCCGCAGCAACAATACAGCTGGCAGCTTTTTGGTCCGAATGGCGCCAGCGTTCAGCTGCACCATCAGCCACGCTTGGTCACCACCGACATGGTCGCGTTGCGCAATGCCGCCATCGCCGGTGTCGGTATCGTGCAATTACCGCGACTGATGGTCAGCGAACAGATTGAGCGTGGCGAATTGCGACCACTGCTCAGCGATTGGCAACCGCGCCGGGAAATCATTCATCTGGTTTATCCATCGCGGCGCTGTTTGCTGCCATCGGTGCGGACGTTGGTGGATTTTCTTGCCGAGCAGTACGCGGCGTTTGAAGAAGATTGA
- a CDS encoding pirin family protein: MKPVLGVYSAPRPHWVGDGFPVRSLFSYQTHGKALSPFLLLDYAGPKPFEPGKTPRGVGEHPHRGFETVTIVYQGEVAHRDSTGQGGVIGPGDVQWMTAGAGILHEEFHSPAFTERGGMLEMVQLWVNLPARHKLTKPGYQGIEAKQIPVVKLPDEAGQLRVIAGEFAEHKGAARTFSPMQVWDLSLQGGKATELSLPAGWSVALVVLSGTVQVNGEAIARDAQMVLLGAEQEQLHIEANQDSRLLLLSGEPIDEPIVGYGPFVMNSEQEIRQAIADFQSGRFGQIE; this comes from the coding sequence ATGAAACCCGTTCTCGGTGTTTACAGCGCGCCACGGCCGCATTGGGTCGGCGACGGCTTTCCGGTGCGCTCGTTGTTTTCCTACCAAACTCACGGCAAAGCCTTGAGCCCGTTTTTGCTGCTCGACTATGCCGGCCCAAAACCTTTTGAGCCCGGCAAGACGCCTCGCGGTGTTGGCGAACATCCGCACCGGGGTTTTGAAACGGTGACCATCGTTTACCAGGGCGAAGTCGCGCACCGCGATTCGACCGGGCAGGGTGGCGTTATCGGCCCTGGCGATGTCCAGTGGATGACTGCCGGCGCCGGCATCCTGCATGAGGAATTCCATTCGCCAGCGTTTACTGAACGTGGCGGCATGCTCGAGATGGTGCAGCTCTGGGTCAACCTGCCTGCTCGACACAAGCTGACCAAACCCGGTTATCAGGGCATCGAGGCCAAGCAGATACCGGTGGTGAAGCTGCCCGATGAGGCCGGTCAGTTGCGCGTGATCGCCGGGGAGTTTGCTGAGCATAAAGGCGCAGCACGTACCTTCAGTCCGATGCAGGTTTGGGACCTCTCACTGCAAGGCGGCAAAGCGACCGAGCTGTCGCTGCCAGCCGGTTGGTCGGTGGCGCTGGTGGTGCTCAGTGGCACCGTGCAAGTCAACGGTGAGGCGATTGCCCGCGATGCGCAGATGGTGCTGCTTGGCGCCGAGCAAGAACAGCTGCATATCGAAGCCAACCAGGACAGCCGACTGTTGCTGCTCAGTGGTGAGCCGATTGACGAACCGATTGTTGGTTACGGTCCTTTCGTCATGAACAGCGAGCAGGAAATCCGTCAGGCCATCGCCGATTTTCAAAGCGGCCGATTTGGCCAAATCGAGTAA
- the ycaC gene encoding isochorismate family cysteine hydrolase YcaC, protein MSKSYRRLDKNQAAVLLVDHQAGLLSLVRDIEPDKFKNNVLALADMAKYFQLPTILTTSFENGPNGPIVPELKQAFPDAPFIARPGQINAWDNEDFVKAVKATGKKQLIVAGVVTEVCVAFPVLSAIEEGFEVFVITDASGTFNAMTRDAAWQRMQAAGAQLMTWFGAACELHRDWRNDVEGLGALFSNHIPDYRNLITSYTTRQNNK, encoded by the coding sequence ATGAGCAAAAGCTATCGTCGTCTCGACAAAAATCAGGCAGCCGTTTTGCTGGTTGATCACCAGGCCGGTTTGCTGTCACTGGTGCGCGATATCGAACCGGATAAATTCAAAAACAATGTGCTGGCACTGGCCGACATGGCCAAGTATTTCCAACTGCCAACGATATTGACCACCAGTTTCGAAAACGGTCCGAACGGTCCAATTGTGCCGGAATTGAAACAGGCGTTTCCCGATGCGCCGTTCATCGCCCGTCCAGGTCAAATCAATGCTTGGGACAATGAAGACTTTGTCAAAGCGGTGAAAGCCACCGGTAAAAAGCAATTGATCGTTGCCGGTGTCGTGACCGAAGTGTGCGTCGCCTTTCCGGTGTTGTCTGCGATTGAAGAAGGCTTCGAGGTATTCGTCATCACCGATGCTTCCGGCACCTTCAATGCAATGACCCGCGATGCCGCCTGGCAGCGCATGCAAGCAGCAGGTGCGCAACTGATGACCTGGTTCGGCGCTGCTTGTGAATTGCACCGCGACTGGCGCAATGATGTCGAAGGACTGGGTGCGCTGTTCTCCAATCACATTCCGGATTACCGGAATTTGATCACCAGCTACACGACGCGGCAGAACAATAAGTGA
- a CDS encoding substrate-binding periplasmic protein, with protein sequence MKRLPLISLLLLVTVSLQAHDARPLVLVHAFFEPFVWTESGKSRGLYVDVLHEVATKRMGVEVQFQEMPWRRAQLHVRNGDADGFITVITQERLQYTIANTVPIAQTDVGLYTYIEHPRLAQMRNIQRIEQLRGYQLLTYLGNSWAAENLDGMSVDIGGDSIAKVLQKLAEKRGDLFVHGVEITEFQIRRLNLQERVIRVGKTSLGKVDYHLMLGQHSAFRSRMAEFDQHMRSLYTDGTFQAIWKKYQ encoded by the coding sequence ATGAAACGCTTGCCTTTGATATCGCTGCTCTTGCTGGTGACGGTCTCACTGCAAGCCCATGACGCCAGACCGCTGGTGCTGGTGCATGCCTTTTTTGAACCCTTCGTTTGGACCGAGTCAGGCAAGTCACGTGGCTTGTATGTCGATGTGCTGCACGAGGTTGCCACGAAGCGCATGGGAGTTGAAGTACAGTTTCAGGAAATGCCTTGGCGACGCGCACAACTGCATGTGCGCAACGGCGATGCCGATGGCTTTATTACCGTAATCACTCAGGAAAGATTGCAATACACCATTGCCAATACCGTGCCGATCGCGCAAACCGATGTGGGCTTATACACCTATATCGAGCATCCGCGGTTAGCGCAAATGCGCAACATCCAACGCATTGAACAACTCCGCGGCTACCAGTTGCTGACCTATCTCGGCAACAGTTGGGCCGCCGAAAATTTAGATGGTATGTCAGTGGATATTGGTGGCGACAGCATTGCCAAAGTGCTGCAAAAACTTGCCGAGAAACGAGGCGACTTGTTTGTCCACGGCGTCGAGATCACCGAGTTTCAGATCAGAAGACTGAATTTGCAGGAACGAGTCATTCGGGTGGGGAAGACTTCTCTCGGCAAAGTGGACTACCACCTGATGCTCGGCCAGCACTCTGCCTTTCGCTCGCGAATGGCTGAGTTTGATCAGCATATGCGGTCGCTTTATACCGACGGCACATTTCAGGCCATCTGGAAAAAATATCAATAG
- the katG gene encoding catalase/peroxidase HPI yields the protein MGAIDISKTGKCPVMHGANTTAEKTEHSWWPKTLNLDILHQHDQKTNPMGKDFNYREEVKKLDVKALKKDLHALMTDSQEWWPADWGHYGGLMIRMAWHAAGSYRVADGRGGGGTGNIRFAPLNSWPDNANIDKARRLLWPIKKKYGNQISWADLIILAGNVAYESMGLKTFGFSFGREDIWHPEKDVYWGAEKEWLGSNRYDGNDRDSLENPLAAVQMGLIYVNPQGVNGKPDPLKTAHDVRVTFARMAMNDEETVALTAGGHTVGKCHGNGQESNLGPAPEGGELEDQGFGWLNKKTRGVGNQSVTSGLEGAWTTHPTKWDNGYFKMLLNHDWELRKSPAGAFQWEPVNIKEEDKPVDSEDPNVRRNPIMTDADMAMKMDPEYRKIAERFAKDQDYFSETFARAWFKLTHRDMGPKSRYIGPEVPDEDLIWQDPVPAGRTDYDVANVKAKIEASGLSISEMVTTAWDSARTFRGSDMRGGANGARIRLAPQKDWEGNEPKRLAKVLPVLEKIAADSGASVADVIVLAGNVGVELAAKAAGFKISVPFSPGRGDATAEQTDIDSFEPLEPIADGYRNWVKKEYAVSPEELLLDRTQLMGLTAHEMTVLIGGLRVIGTNHDGSKHGVFTDREGALTNDFFANLTNMAYRWKPVGKNLYEVRDRKTDKVKWTATRVDLVFGSNSILRAYAEVYAQDDNQEKFIHDFVAAWTKVMNADRFDLK from the coding sequence ATGGGTGCAATTGATATTTCAAAGACCGGCAAATGCCCGGTAATGCATGGTGCCAACACGACGGCCGAAAAAACAGAACATTCCTGGTGGCCGAAAACGCTGAATCTCGACATCCTGCATCAGCACGACCAGAAGACTAACCCGATGGGCAAGGATTTCAATTATCGCGAGGAAGTGAAGAAGCTCGACGTCAAAGCGTTGAAGAAAGATTTGCACGCACTGATGACCGATAGCCAGGAATGGTGGCCGGCCGATTGGGGCCATTACGGTGGCCTGATGATTCGCATGGCCTGGCATGCCGCTGGCTCGTATCGTGTCGCCGATGGTCGTGGTGGCGGTGGTACCGGCAATATTCGTTTTGCACCACTGAACTCGTGGCCAGATAACGCCAATATCGACAAAGCGCGCCGCTTGCTGTGGCCGATCAAGAAAAAATACGGCAACCAGATCAGCTGGGCCGATCTGATCATTCTGGCCGGTAACGTCGCCTATGAATCAATGGGCCTGAAAACCTTTGGTTTCTCGTTTGGTCGCGAGGACATCTGGCATCCGGAGAAAGATGTTTACTGGGGCGCCGAAAAAGAATGGCTCGGTTCCAATCGTTACGACGGCAATGATCGCGATTCGCTGGAAAATCCGCTGGCGGCGGTGCAAATGGGCCTGATTTACGTCAACCCGCAAGGCGTGAACGGCAAACCCGATCCGCTGAAAACGGCGCACGATGTGCGCGTCACGTTTGCTCGCATGGCGATGAACGACGAAGAAACCGTGGCGCTGACGGCTGGCGGCCACACCGTTGGCAAATGTCATGGCAATGGTCAGGAAAGCAATCTTGGTCCGGCACCGGAAGGTGGCGAGCTGGAAGATCAGGGCTTTGGCTGGCTGAACAAGAAAACCCGCGGTGTTGGCAATCAATCGGTAACCAGTGGCCTTGAAGGCGCCTGGACGACGCACCCGACCAAATGGGACAACGGCTATTTCAAGATGCTGCTGAACCACGATTGGGAGCTGAGAAAAAGCCCGGCCGGCGCGTTTCAGTGGGAGCCGGTCAATATCAAGGAAGAAGACAAGCCGGTCGATTCGGAAGATCCCAACGTCCGTCGTAATCCGATCATGACGGATGCCGATATGGCGATGAAAATGGACCCGGAATATCGCAAGATTGCCGAGCGTTTTGCCAAGGATCAGGATTATTTTTCCGAAACCTTTGCCCGCGCCTGGTTCAAGCTGACTCACCGCGACATGGGCCCGAAATCGCGCTACATCGGCCCGGAAGTGCCGGACGAAGATTTGATTTGGCAAGACCCGGTCCCGGCTGGTCGCACTGACTACGATGTCGCCAACGTGAAAGCCAAAATCGAAGCCAGTGGTCTCAGCATCAGCGAGATGGTCACCACCGCCTGGGACAGCGCCCGCACCTTCCGTGGCTCCGACATGCGCGGCGGCGCCAACGGTGCCCGCATCCGTTTGGCTCCGCAAAAAGATTGGGAAGGCAACGAGCCCAAGCGCCTGGCGAAAGTATTGCCGGTGCTGGAAAAAATCGCCGCCGATTCTGGTGCCAGTGTCGCTGATGTCATTGTGCTGGCTGGTAACGTCGGTGTTGAGCTGGCCGCGAAAGCCGCTGGCTTCAAGATCAGCGTACCGTTCTCGCCGGGCCGAGGTGATGCGACGGCAGAGCAAACCGATATCGATTCGTTCGAACCGCTGGAGCCAATCGCCGACGGTTATCGCAATTGGGTCAAGAAGGAATACGCCGTTAGCCCGGAAGAGTTGCTGCTTGATCGTACCCAGTTGATGGGGCTGACCGCTCATGAAATGACGGTGTTGATCGGCGGCCTGCGTGTCATCGGCACCAACCACGATGGCAGCAAACACGGCGTGTTCACCGATCGTGAAGGCGCATTGACCAATGACTTTTTCGCCAACCTGACCAATATGGCTTATCGCTGGAAGCCGGTCGGCAAAAATCTGTATGAAGTACGCGACCGCAAAACGGACAAAGTGAAGTGGACGGCCACCCGTGTTGATCTGGTGTTTGGTTCAAACTCCATTTTGCGCGCCTACGCCGAGGTTTATGCTCAGGACGATAATCAGGAGAAATTCATCCATGATTTCGTTGCCGCCTGGACCAAGGTAATGAACGCCGATCGCTTTGACCTGAAATAA